The Epinephelus lanceolatus isolate andai-2023 chromosome 11, ASM4190304v1, whole genome shotgun sequence genome window below encodes:
- the LOC144464730 gene encoding tripartite motif-containing protein 16-like, whose protein sequence is MAQQVFLDREKLSCSICLDLLKDPVTIPCGHSYCMSCIKDCWDEENERKKAHSCPQCRQSFTPRPDLVKNTMLAELVEELKKVGLHAVSPDQSSAGPEDVACDFCSGIKVKAFKSCLVCMTSYCEQHLQPHYNIAPLKKHKLVESTSKLEENICSRHDEVMKIFCRTDQQCICYLCLMDDHKGHDTVSAAAERAERQTELGVSRQRIQQRVQDREKDVKVLQQRVEAINLSADEAVKDSEKIFTDLICLIEKRSSEVKQQIRSQQKTQVSRAKELEEKLQQEITELQRKDTELEKLSRTEDHLHFLNNYPSLSRLSESQDLPSIKIGTQCSFKDVTAAVSTARDKLQAVLSDEWTKISLAVTEVDVSLPQAEPRTRAEFMRYSCQITLDPNTAHRRLSLSDSNRKVKLIAVDQLYLDHPDRFDERWQVLSREGLTGRCYWEVKWSGTVHIAVAYKDIGRTGTKDECGFGNSNKSWILKCYRASYKFKHNNIVTSISGPQSSTIGVYLDHRAGTLSYYSVSETMTLLHRVQTTFTQPLYAGFWLPSSAGDTAELCELK, encoded by the coding sequence ATGGCGCAGCAAGTGTTTTTGGATCGAGAAAAACTGAGCTGTTCAATCTGTCTGGATCTTCTGAAGGATCCAGTGACTATTCCCTGTGGACACAGCTACTGCATGAGCTGTATTAAAGACTGCTGGGATGAGGAGAATGAAAGGAAGAAAGCACACAGCTGCCCTCAGTGCAGGCAGAGCTTCACACCGAGGCCTGACCTGGTGAAAAACACCATGTTAGCAGAGTTAGTGGAGGAACTGAAGAAAGTTGGACTTCATGCTGTTTCACCTGATCAGTCTTCTGCAGGACCTGAAGACGTGGCCTGTGATTTCTGCTCTGGGATAAAGGTAAAAGCCTTCAAGTCCTGTCTGGTGTGTATGACCTCTTACTGTGAGCAACACCTGCAGCCTCACTATAATATAGCTCCGttaaagaaacacaagctgGTTGAATCCACTTCAAAGCTGGAGGAGAACATCTGCTCTCGCCACGACGAGGTGATGAAGATCTTCTGCCGCACTGATCAGCAGTGTATCTGTTATCTCTGCCTCATGGATGATCATAAAGGCCATGACACAgtctctgctgcagcagagagggCTGAGAGACAGACGGAGCTCGGGGTGAGTCGCCAAAGAATCCAACAGAGAGTCCAGGACAGAGAAAAAGATGTCAAGGTGCTTCAGCAGAGGGTGGAGGCTATCAATCTCTCTGCTGATGAAGCTGTGAAGGACAGTGAGAAGATCTTCACTGATTTGATCTGTCTCATTGAGAAAAGGAGCTCTGAGGTGAAGCAGCAGATCAGATCCCAGCAGAAAACTCAAGTGAGTCGAGCTAAAGAGCTCGAGgagaagctgcagcaggagatcactgagctGCAGAGGAAAGACACTGAGCTGGAGAAGCTCTCACGCACAGAGGATCACCTGCATTTCCTCAACAACTACCCCTCACTGTCACGTCTGAGTGAGTCTCAAGACTTACCCAGCATTAAAATCGGTACTCAGTGCTCTTTTAAGGATGTGACAGCAGCGGTGTCAACGGCCAGAGATAAACTGCAGGCTGTTCTGAGTGATGAGTGGACAAAGATCTCACTGGCAGTGACTGAAGTGGATGTTTCACTGCCTCAAGCAGAGCCCAGAACCAGAGCTGAATTTATGAGATATTCTTGTCAAATCACACTGGATCCAAATACAGCACACAGGCGTTTGTCACTGAGTGACAgtaacagaaaagtaaaattaaTAGCAGTAGACCAGTTGTATTTGGATCACCCAGACAGATTTGATGAAAGGTGGCAGGTCCTGAGTAGAGAGGGTCTGACTGGacgttgttactgggaggtgaAGTGGAGCGGGACAGTTCATATAGCAGTTGCATACAAAGATATTGGCAGAACAGGGACCAAAGATGAATGTGGATTTGGAAATAGCAACAAATCTTGGATATTAAAATGTTACAGAGCTAGTTATAAATTCAAACATAACAACATTGTTACTTCCATCTCAGGCCCTCAGTCCTCCACAATAGGAGTGTATCTGGATCACAGGGCAGGTACTCTGTCTTACTACAGTGTCTCTGAAACCATgactctcctccacagagtccagaccacattcactcagcctctctatgCTGGATTTTGGCTTCCAAGCAGTGCTGGAGACACTGCTGAGTTGTGTGAGCTCAAGTAG
- the LOC144464729 gene encoding E3 ubiquitin/ISG15 ligase TRIM25-like has translation MAQQVFLDREKLSCSICLDLLKDPVTIPCGHSYCMSCIKDCWDEENEKKKAHSCPQCRQSFTPRPDLVKNTMVAELMEELKKVGLHAVSPDQSSAGPEDVACDFCSGIKVKAFKSCLVCMTSYCEQHLQPHYNVALLKKHKLVEATSKLEENICSHHDEMMKIFCRTDQQCICYLCLMDDHKGHDTVSAAAERAERQTELGVSRQRIQQRVQDREKDVKVLQQRVETINLSADEAGKDSQKIFTDLICLIEKRSSEVKQQIRSQQKTQVSRAKELEEKLQQEITELQRKDTELEKLSHTEDHLHFLNNYSSLSPLSESQDLPSIDISPLCSFKDVTAAVSEARDKLPAVLSEEWTKISLAVTEVDVSLPQAEPRTRAEFMRYSHQITLDPNTAHRRLSLSGRNRKATLMAADQIYSDHLDRFVERWQVLSGEGLTGRCYWEVKWLGRVNIAVAYKDISRTGTRDECGFGYNDKSWSLECYRGSYKFRHNNIATSISGPQSSTIGVYLDHRAGTLSYYSVSETMTLLHRVQTTFTQPLYAGFWLPSSAGDTAELCELK, from the coding sequence ATGGCGCAGCAAGTGTTTTTGGATCGAGAAAAACTGAGCTGTTCAATCTGTCTGGATCTACTGAAGGATCCAGTGACTATTCCCTGTGGACACAGCTACTGCATGAGCTGTATTAAAGACTGCTGGGATGAGGAGAATGAGAAGAAGAAAGCACACAGCTGCCCTCAGTGCAGGCAGAGCTTCACACCGAGGCCTGACCTGGTGAAAAACACCATGGTAGCAGAGTTAATGGAGGAACTGAAGAAAGTTGGACTTCATGCTGTTTCACCTGATCAGTCTTCTGCAGGACCTGAAGACGTGGCCTGTGATTTCTGCTCTGGGATAAAGGTAAAAGCCTTCAAGTCCTGTCTGGTGTGTATGACCTCTTACTGTGAGCAACACCTGCAGCCTCACTACAATGTAGCTCTGttaaagaaacacaagctgGTTGAAGCCACTTCAAAGCTGGAGGAGAACATCTGCTCTCACCACGACGAGATGATGAAGATCTTCTGCCGCACTGATCAGCAGTGTATCTGTTATCTCTGCCTCATGGATGATCATAAAGGCCATGACACAgtctctgctgcagcagagagggCTGAGAGGCAGACGGAGCTCGGGGTGAGTCGCCAAAGAATCCAACAGAGAGTCCAGGACAGAGAAAAAGATGTCAAGGTGCTTCAGCAGAGGGTGGAGACTATCAATCTCTCTGCTGATGAAGCTGGGAAGGACAGTCAGAAGATCTTCACTGATTTGATCTGTCTCATTGAGAAAAGGAGCTCTGAGGTGAAGCAGCAGATCAGATCCCAGCAGAAAACTCAAGTGAGTCGAGCTAAAGAGCTCGAGgagaagctgcagcaggagatcactgagctGCAGAGGAAAGACACTGAGCTGGAgaagctctcacacacagaggatcacCTGCATTTCCTAAACAACTACTCCTCACTGTCACCTCTGAGTGAGTCTCAAGACTTACCCAGCATTGATATCAGTCCTCTGTGCTCTTTTAAGGATGTGACAGCAGCGGTGTCAGAGGCCAGAGATAAACTGCCGGCTGTTCTGAGTGAGGAGTGGACAAAGATCTCACTGGCAGTGACTGAAGTGGATGTTTCACTGCCTCAAGCAGAGCCCAGAACCAGAGCTGAATTTATGAGATATTCACATCAAATCACACTGGATCCAAATACAGCACACAGGCGTTTGTCATTGAGTGGCAGGAACAGAAAAGCAACATTGATGGCAGCAGACCAGATATATTCCGATCACCTAGACAGATTTGTTGAAAGGTGGCAGGTCCTGAGTGGAGAGGGTCTGACTGGacgttgttactgggaggtgaAGTGGCTTGGGAGAGTTAATATAGCAGTTGCATATAAAGATATTAGCAGAACAGGGACCAGAGATGAATGTGGATTTGGATATAATGACAAGTCTTGGTCATTAGAATGTTACAGGGGAAGCTATAAATTCAGACATAACAACATTGCTACTTCCATCTCAGGCCCTCAGTCCTCCACAATAGGAGTGTATCTGGATCACAGGGCAGGTACTCTGTCTTACTACAGCGTCTCTGAAACCATgactctcctccacagagtccagaccacgttcactcagcctctctatgCTGGATTTTGGCTTCCAAGCAGTGCTGGAGACACTGCTGAGTTGTGTGAGCTCAAGTAG
- the LOC117269525 gene encoding tripartite motif-containing protein 16-like encodes MAQQVFLDRENLSCSICLDLLKDPVTIPCGHSYCMSCIKECWDEENEKKKAHSCPQCRQSFTLRPDLVKNTMLAELMEKLKKVGLHAVSPDQSSAGSEDVACDFCSGIKVKAFKSCLVCMASYCEQHLQPHYNVALLKKHKLVEATSKLEENICSHHDEMMKIFCRTDQQCICYLCLMDDHKGHDTVSAAAERAERQTELGVSRQRIQQRVQDREKDVKVLQQRVETINLSADKAVKDSEKIFTDLIRLIEKRSSEVKQQIRSQQKTQVSRAKELEEKLQQEITELQRKDTELEKLSRTEDHLHFLNNYPSLSRLSGSADLPSIDTGPLCSFKDVTAAVSKARDKLQAVLSEEWTKISLAVTEVDVSLPQAEPRTRAEFMRCSHQITLDPDTAHRRLSLSDRNRKATLMAIDQIYSDHPDRFVKWWQILSREGLTGRCYWEVKWSGDVSIAIAYRDIGRTGTKDECGFGYNDKSWSLEYNRASYTFRHNNIVTSISGPQSSTIGVYLDHRAGTLSYYSISETMTLLHRVQTTFTQPLYAGFWLPSSAGDTAELCELK; translated from the coding sequence ATGGCGCAGCAAGTGTTTTTGGATCGAGAAAACCTGAGCTGTTCAATCTGTCTGGATCTACTGAAGGATCCAGTGACTATTCCCTGTGGACACAGCTACTGCATGAGCTGTATTAAAGAATGCTGGGATGAGGAGAATGAGAAAAAGAAAGCACACAGCTGCCCTCAGTGCAGGCAGAGCTTCACACTGAGGCCTGACCTGGTGAAAAACACCATGTTAGCAGAGTTAATGGAGAAACTGAAGAAAGTTGGACTTCATGCTGTTTCACCTGATCAGTCCTCTGCAGGATCTGAAGACGTGGCCTGTGATTTCTGCTCTGGGATAAAGGTAAAAGCCTTCAAGTCCTGTCTGGTGTGTATGGCCTCTTACTGTGAGCAACACCTGCAGCCTCACTACAATGTAGCTCTGttaaagaaacacaagctgGTTGAAGCCACTTCAAAGCTGGAGGAGAACATCTGCTCTCACCACGACGAGATGATGAAGATCTTCTGCCGCACTGATCAGCAGTGTATCTGTTATCTCTGCCTCATGGATGATCATAAAGGCCATGACACAgtctctgctgcagcagagagggCTGAGAGGCAGACAGAGCTCGGGGTGAGTCGCCAAAGAATCCAACAGAGAGTCCAGGACAGAGAAAAAGATGTCAAGGTGCTTCAGCAGAGGGTGGAGACTATCAATCTCTCTGCTGATAAAGCTGTGAAGGACAGTGAGAAGATCTTCACTGATTTGATCCGTCTCATTGAGAAAAGGAGCTCTGAGGTGAAGCAGCAGATCAGATCCCAGCAGAAAACTCAAGTGAGTCGAGCTAAAGAGCTCGAGgagaagctgcagcaggagatcactgagctGCAGAGGAAAGACACTGAGCTGGAGAAGCTCTCACGCACAGAGGATCACCTGCATTTCCTAAACAACTACCCCTCACTGTCACGTCTGAGTGGGTCTGCAGACTTACCCAGCATTGATACCGGTCCTCTGTGCTCTTTTAAGGATGTGACAGCAGCAGTGTCAAAGGCCAGAGATAAACTGCAGGCTGTTCTGAGTGAGGAGTGGACAAAGATCTCACTGGCAGTGACTGAAGTGGATGTTTCACTGCCTCAAGCAGAGCCCAGAACTAGAGCTGAATTTATGAGATGTTCACATCAAATCACACTGGATCCAGATACAGCACACAGGCGTTTGTCGTTGagtgacagaaacagaaaagcaACATTGATGGCAATAGACCAGATATATTCAGATCACCCAGACAGATTTGTTAAATGGTGGCAGATCCTGAGTAGAGAGGGTCTGACTGGacgttgttactgggaggtgaAGTGGAGCGGGGACGTTTCTATTGCAATTGCATACAGGGACATTGGCAGAACAGGGACCAAAGATGAATGTGGATTTGGATATAATGACAAATCCTGGTCATTAGAATATAACAGAGCAAGTTATACATTCAGACATAACAACATTGTTACTTCCATCTCAGGCCCTCAGTCCTCCACAATAGGAGTGTATCTGGATCACAGGGCAGGTACTCTGTCTTACTACAGCATCTCTGAAACCATgactctcctccacagagtccagaccacgttcactcagcctctctatgCTGGATTTTGGCTTCCAAGCAGTGCTGGAGACACTGCTGAGTTGTGTGAGCTCAAGTAG
- the LOC144464732 gene encoding tripartite motif-containing protein 16-like: MAQQVFLDREKLSCSICLDLLKDPVTIPCGHSYCMSCIKDCWDEENERKKAHSCPQCRQSFTPRPDLVKNTMLAELVEELKKVGLHAVSPDQSSAGPEDVACDFCSGIKVKAFKSCLVCMTSYCEQHLQPHYNVAPLKKHKLVESTSKLEENICSRHDEVMKIFCRTDQQCICYLCLMGDHKGHDTVSAAAERAERQTELGVSRQRIQQRVQDREKDVKVLQQRVETINLSADEAVKDSEKIFTDLICLIEKRSSEVKQQIRSQQKTQVSRAKELEEKLQQEITELQRKDTELEKLSRTEDHLHFLNNYPSLSRLSESQDLPSIKIGTQCSFKDVTAAVSTARDKLQAVLSDEWTKISLAVTEVDVSLPQAEPRTRAEFMRYSCQITLDPNTAHRRLSLSDSNRKVKLIAVDQLYLDHPDRFDERWQVLSREGLTGCCYWEVKWSGTVHIAVAYKDIGRTGTKDECGFGNNNKSWILKCYRASYKFKHNNIVTSISGPQSSTIGVYLDHRAGTLSYYSVSETMTLLHRVQTTFTQPLYAGFWLPSSAGDTAELCELK; the protein is encoded by the coding sequence ATGGCGCAGCAAGTGTTTTTGGATCGAGAAAAACTGAGCTGTTCAATCTGTCTGGATCTTCTGAAGGATCCAGTGACTATTCCCTGTGGACACAGCTACTGCATGAGCTGTATTAAAGACTGCTGGGATGAGGAGAATGAAAGGAAGAAAGCACACAGCTGCCCTCAGTGCAGGCAGAGCTTCACACCGAGGCCTGACCTGGTGAAAAACACCATGTTAGCAGAGTTAGTGGAGGAACTGAAGAAAGTTGGACTTCATGCTGTTTCACCTGATCAGTCTTCTGCAGGACCTGAAGACGTGGCCTGTGATTTCTGCTCTGGGATAAAGGTAAAAGCCTTCAAGTCCTGTCTGGTGTGTATGACCTCTTACTGTGAGCAACACCTGCAGCCTCACTACAATGTAGCTCCGttaaagaaacacaagctgGTTGAATCCACTTCAAAGCTGGAGGAGAACATCTGCTCTCGCCACGACGAGGTGATGAAGATCTTCTGCCGCACTGATCAGCAGTGTATCTGTTATCTCTGCCTCATGGGTGATCATAAAGGCCATGACACAgtctctgctgcagcagagagggCTGAAAGACAGACGGAGCTCGGGGTGAGTCGCCAAAGAATCCAACAGAGAGTCCAGGACAGAGAAAAAGATGTCAAGGTGCTTCAGCAGAGGGTGGAGACTATCAATCTCTCTGCTGATGAAGCTGTGAAGGACAGTGAGAAGATCTTCACTGATTTGATCTGTCTCATTGAGAAAAGGAGCTCTGAGGTGAAGCAGCAGATCAGATCCCAGCAGAAAACTCAAGTGAGTCGAGCTAAAGAGCTCGAGgagaagctgcagcaggagatcactgagctGCAGAGGAAAGACACTGAGCTGGAGAAGCTCTCACGCACAGAGGATCACCTGCATTTCCTCAACAACTACCCCTCACTCTCACGTCTGAGTGAGTCTCAAGACTTACCCAGCATTAAAATCGGTACTCAGTGCTCTTTTAAGGATGTGACAGCAGCGGTGTCAACGGCCAGAGATAAACTGCAGGCTGTTCTGAGTGATGAGTGGACAAAGATCTCACTGGCAGTGACTGAAGTGGATGTTTCACTGCCTCAAGCAGAGCCCAGAACCAGAGCTGAATTTATGAGATATTCTTGTCAAATCACACTGGATCCAAATACAGCACACAGGCGTTTGTCACTGAGTGACAgtaacagaaaagtaaaattaaTAGCAGTAGACCAGTTGTATTTGGATCACCCAGACAGATTTGATGAAAGGTGGCAGGTCCTGAGTAGAGAGGGTCTGACTGGATgttgttactgggaggtgaAGTGGAGCGGGACAGTTCATATAGCAGTTGCATACAAAGATATTGGCAGAACAGGGACCAAAGATGAATGTGGATTtggaaataacaacaaatctTGGATATTAAAATGTTACAGAGCTAGTTATAAATTCAAACATAACAACATTGTTACTTCCATCTCAGGCCCTCAGTCCTCCACAATAGGAGTGTATCTGGATCACAGGGCAGGTACTCTGTCTTACTACAGTGTCTCTGAAACCATgactctcctccacagagtccagaccacattcactcagcctctctatgCTGGATTTTGGCTTCCAAGCAGTGCTGGAGACACTGCTGAGTTGTGTGAGCTCAAGTAG
- the LOC144464734 gene encoding tripartite motif-containing protein 16-like, which produces MAQQVFLDREKLSCSICLDLLKDPVTIPCGHSYCMSCIDDCWDEENEKKKAHSCPQCRQSFTPRPVLVKNTMLAELVEELKKVGLHAVSPDQSFAGPEDVACDFCSEIKVKAFKSCLVCMTSYCEQHLQPHYNVALLKKHKLVEATSKLEKNICSRHDEVMKIFCRTDQQCICYLCLMDDHKGHDTVSAAAERAERQTELGVSRQRIQQRVQDREKDVKVLQQRVETINLSADEAVRDSEKIFTDLICLIEKRSSEVKQQIRSQQKTQVSRAKELEEKLQQEITELQRKDTELEKLSRTEDHLHFLNNYPSLSRLSGSEDVPSMDISPLCSFKDVTAAVSKARDKLQAVLSEEWTKISLAVTEVDVLLPQAEPRTKAEFMRYSHQITLDPNTAHRRLSLSDRNRKVKSMAVEQFFLDHPDRFDERWQVLSGEGLTGRCYWEVKWSGNVSIAVAYKDISRTGTLYECRFGCNKKSWSLKYNSDSYTFRHNNIVTSISGPQSSTIGVYLDHRAGTLSYYSVSETMTLLHRVQTTFTQPLYAGFWLSYPVGSTAELCELK; this is translated from the coding sequence atggcacaGCAAGTGTTTTTGGATCGAGAAAAACTGAGCTGTTCAATCTGTCTGGATCTACTGAAGGATCCGGTGACTATTCCCTGTGGACACAGCTACTGCATGAGCTGTATTGACGACTGCTGGGATGAGGAGAATGAGAAGAAGAAAGCACACAGCTGCCCTCAGTGCAGGCAGAGCTTCACACCGAGGCCTGTCCTGGTGAAAAACACCATGTTAGCAGAGTTAGTGGAGGAACTGAAGAAAGTTGGACTTCATGCTGTTTCACCTGATCAGTCCTTTGCAGGACCCGAAGACGTGGCCTGTGATTTCTGCTCTGAGATAAAGGTAAAAGCCTTCAAGTCCTGTCTGGTGTGTATGACCTCTTACTGTGAGCAACACCTGCAGCCTCACTACAATGTAGCTCTGttaaagaaacacaagctgGTTGAAGCCACTTCAAAGCTGGAGAAGAACATCTGCTCTCGCCACGACGAGGTGATGAAGATCTTCTGCCGCACTGATCAGCAGTGTATCTGTTATCTCTGCCTCATGGATGATCATAAAGGCCATGACACAgtctctgctgcagcagagagggCTGAGAGGCAGACGGAGCTCGGGGTGAGTCGCCAAAGAATCCAACAGAGAGTCCAGGACAGAGAAAAAGATGTCAAGGTGCTTCAGCAGAGGGTGGAGACTATCAATCTCTCTGCTGATGAAGCTGTGAGGGACAGTGAGAAGATCTTCACTGATTTGATCTGTCTCATTGAGAAAAGGAGCTCTGAGGTGAAGCAGCAGATCAGATCCCAGCAGAAAACTCAAGTGAGTCGAGCTAAAGAGCTCGAGgagaagctgcagcaggagatcactgagctGCAGAGGAAAGACACTGAGCTGGAGAAACTCTCACGCACAGAGGATCACCTGCATTTCCTAAACAACTACCCCTCACTCTCACGTCTGAGTGGGTCTGAAGACGTACCCAGCATGGATATCAGTCCTCTGTGCTCTTTTAAGGATGTGACAGCAGCAGTGTCAAAGGCCAGAGATAAACTGCAGGCTGTTCTGAGTGAGGAGTGGACAAAGATCTCACTGGCAGTGACTGAAGTGGATGTTTTACTGCCTCAAGCAGAGCCCAGAACCAAAGCTGAATTTATGAGATATTCACATCAAATCACACTGGATCCAAATACAGCACACAGGCGTTTGTCACTGagtgacagaaacagaaaagtaaaatcaatgGCAGTAGAACAGTTCTTCTTGGATCACCCAGACAGATTTGATGAAAGGTGGCAGGTCCTGAGTGGAGAGGGTCTGACTGGacgttgttactgggaggtgaAGTGGAGCGGGAATGTTTCTATAGCAGTTGCATACAAGGATATTAGCAGAACAGGGACTCTGTATGAATGTAGATTTGGTTGTAACAAGAAGTCTTGGTCATTAAAATATAACAGTGATAGTTATACATTCAGACATAACAACATTGTTACTTCCATCTCAGGCCCTCAGTCCTCCACAATAGGAGTGTATCTGGATCACAGGGCAGGTACTCTGTCTTACTACAGCGTCTCTGAAACCATgactctcctccacagagtccagaccacgttcactcagcctctctatgCTGGATTTTGGCTTTCATATCCTGTTGGAAGCACTGCTGAGTTGTGTGAGCTCAAGTAG
- the LOC144464731 gene encoding tripartite motif-containing protein 16-like, whose amino-acid sequence MAQQVFLDREKLSCSICLDLLKDPVTIPCGHSYCMSCIKDCWDEENEKKKAHSCPQCRQSFTPRPDLVKNTMVAELMEELKKVGLHAVSPDQSSAGPEDVACDFCSGIKVKAFKSCLVCMASYCEQHLQPHYNVALLKKHKLVEATSKLEENICSHHDEMMKIFCRTDQQCICYLCLMDDHKGHDTVSAAAERAERQTELGVSRQRIQQRVQDREKDVKVLQQRVETINLSADEAVRDSEKIFTDLICLIEKRSSEVKQQIRSQQKTQVSRAKELEEKLQQEITELQRKDTELEKLSRTEDHLHFLNNYPSLSHLSESADLPSIDTGPLCSFEDVTAAVSEARDKLQAVLSEEWTKISLAVSEVDVLLPQAEPRTRAEFMRYSHQITLDPNTAHIYLSLSHSNRKASLIAVDQLYSDHPDRFVERWQVLSGEGLTGRCYWEVKWSGKVNIAVAYKDISRTGTRDECGFGNNNKSWALKCNNGSFEFRHNNISNSISGPQSSTIGVYLDHRAGTLSYYSVSETMTLLHRVQTTFTQPLYAGFWFTQSPGGTAELCELK is encoded by the coding sequence ATGGCGCAGCAAGTGTTTTTGGATCGAGAAAAACTGAGCTGTTCAATCTGTCTGGATCTACTGAAGGATCCAGTGACTATTCCCTGTGGACACAGCTACTGCATGAGCTGTATTAAAGACTGCTGGGATGAGGAGAATGAGAAGAAGAAAGCACACAGCTGCCCTCAGTGCAGGCAGAGCTTCACACCGAGGCCTGACCTGGTGAAAAACACCATGGTAGCAGAGTTAATGGAGGAACTGAAGAAAGTTGGACTTCATGCTGTTTCACCTGATCAGTCTTCTGCAGGACCTGAAGACGTGGCCTGTGATTTCTGCTCTGGGATAAAGGTAAAAGCCTTCAAGTCCTGTCTGGTGTGTATGGCCTCTTACTGTGAGCAACACCTGCAGCCTCACTACAATGTAGCTCTGttaaagaaacacaagctgGTTGAAGCCACTTCAAAGCTGGAGGAGAACATCTGCTCTCACCACGACGAGATGATGAAGATCTTCTGCCGCACTGATCAGCAGTGTATCTGTTATCTCTGCCTCATGGATGATCATAAAGGCCATGACACAgtctctgctgcagcagagagggCTGAGAGACAGACGGAGCTCGGGGTGAGTCGCCAAAGAATCCAACAGAGAGTCCAGGACAGAGAAAAAGATGTCAAGGTGCTTCAGCAGAGGGTGGAGACTATCAATCTCTCTGCTGATGAAGCTGTGAGGGACAGTGAGAAGATCTTCACTGATTTGATCTGTCTCATTGAGAAAAGGAGCTCTGAGGTGAAGCAGCAGATCAGATCCCAGCAGAAAACTCAAGTGAGTCGAGCTAAAGAGCTCGAGgagaagctgcagcaggagatcactgagctGCAGAGGAAAGACACTGAGCTGGAGAAACTCTCACGCACAGAGGATCACCTGCATTTCCTCAACAACTACCCCTCACTGTCACATCTGAGTGAGTCTGCAGACTTACCCAGCATTGATACCGGTCCTCTGTGCTCTTTTGAGGATGTGACAGCAGCGGTGTCAGAGGCCAGAGATAAACTGCAGGCTGTTCTGAGTGAGGAGTGGACAAAGATCTCACTGGCAGTGAGTGAAGTGGATGTTTTACTGCCTCAAGCAGAGCCTAGAACCAGAGCTGAATTTATGAGATATTCACATCAAATCACACTGGATCCAAATACAGCACACATATATTTGTCACTGAGTCACAGTAACAGAAAAGCATCATTAATAGCAGTAGACCAGTTATATTCAGATCACCCAGACAGATTTGTTGAAAGATGGCAGGTCCTGAGTGGAGAGGGTCTGACTGGacgttgttactgggaggtgaAGTGGAGCGGGAAGGTCAATATAGCAGTTGCATACAAAGATATTAGCAGAACAGGGACCAGAGATGAATGTGGATTtggaaataacaacaaatctTGGGCATTAAAATGTAACAATGGTAGTTTTGAATTCAGACACAACAATATTTCCAATTCCATCTCAGGCCCTCAGTCCTCCACAATAGGAGTGTATCTGGATCACAGGGCAGGTACTCTGTCTTACTACAGCGTCTCTGAAACCATgactctcctccacagagtccagaccacgttcactcagcctctctatgCTGGATTTTGGTTTACACAAAGTCCTGGAGGCACTGCTGAGTTGTGTGAGCTCAAGTAG